The following nucleotide sequence is from Drosophila kikkawai strain 14028-0561.14 chromosome 2L, DkikHiC1v2, whole genome shotgun sequence.
TTTTTCAGTTCGCAATGAACCTTTACAGCTTCCGTGCTTTCGacgtttgattttttgcaaatttcGGCTTTTAGAAGGTCCTTCTCTTCCTTGATATCTCTTTTAATCTGGCAGAAGGCCCGGTGGCTGGTCTCGTAAAGTTGTTTTATTTCATAGGCATTGGTCGCATCTTCTTTACAAGGCAAACAAATACTTTTGGGGAAGGCATCCCCCCTAGAAACGTTAAATCCAGTACACTGGGTTATCATATCCGCTATGGAAATCCTTTTGTCTGGGATGCCATCAAAGATATTAACCAAGGCTTCCGAGGTTTCAAGGCAAACTCGGCAGATTTGcctgaaaattagttattaaaAGGCTATTTTTCAAAGGGATATTACTATTCTTGCTTACACTTTCATTTTATTAcgctttttaagcttttttttaactgtattccaaattttgtttacaaaattgcTTGTTTTGGTTTTCGTTGAACGCAGTATGACCGCTTTTCGCACGTGAAAAATACCATGAAACCGAAATGTGACGTTATCGATAAACGATAGCTTTATTGTAATCGCCAGGTACAGCTGATTGGAACACTTTTTTTCATAAAgtgcatttatttgtttgcagCAAACTAATTTGAGCTGAGGCAATGTCACGGCTGGCTTTATTGCGTAATTTGGTGTGCCAGCGACAAAAGCTGCTTTGCAATAACTCGGCGCAACTAAAATGCGCAGCCTTGATGCACTGGACCCCGCCATTGCGGCAAGAAAAAACGCGGGGTTTGTACTTTTCTAACATTGCAAGAAATAACAAACCTTATTGGATTTACTTATTCAGAAtctggtggcggtggcggtgcaCTCCAGCAGTCTCAGGACAACGCACAGGTCTCCACCGATGTGCGTCCCATCGGCGAAAAGATCAAAGAGAACACGAAGACGGCCAGCTATACGGCCATTATTGTGGCCGGCTTGGGTGTCACCTGCGTGATGTTTTTCGCCATATTCCGGGAGCTCTTCTCCAGCGAGAGTCCCAATAACATATATGCTGATGCCCTGAGCCGCGTGATCGAGGATCCGCGGGTGCAAGACGCAATCGGGGCGCCCATCAAGGGATTCGGCGAAACTTCGCGCCGCGGACGCCGGCAGCATGTGGCGCACTCCAGTTACGAGCGCAATGGCAAGCCGCACATGCGGATGCAGTTCTATGTGCAGGGACTGAGAAACAAGGCAACGGTTCAACTGGAGTCCAGGAGGGTAAGGACTCTTACActgttatatatttctttttgttaaataactGCCCTGTCTTAGGCTCGCTGTGGCAAACTGGAATACCGATACTTATTTGTGCAATTAGACCACTATCCCCACACCACCATTATTTTGGAGGATAATCGCGCCTTTGATCCCACCCCCGAGCCCGCGTCCTCGTCCGCTACTCCCTCCTTTGGCAACCTGGCCCTGATGTCCAACAGCCAAGACAAATAAGGGAGGGGAACGCCCCCTTTTCTGAACTTAAATTTTCTGTacatttgttatatttattatttgactGACAATGAATTTGCATTGGGAATCACTCGCCAATCGAGAAGTTGTCCATCTCCAGGATGGCACCCGATTCGTGTCAGTATAGCTTCTTCCAGGGTATGATCTCCCACGAGCGTAGGATGTGTCGACCGAAGAGAAAGTCCTTCAGCTTGTTCATGATGTAAAACGAGATGCCAAAGAAGGAGGCAAAGTACAACCAAAACTGGCCGAGACGCTCCCAAATGCTGAGATGATAGCGAGCGGGCACTTGGAGCAcatccagttccagttccacgACAAGGCCAGGCTCCAACCGGGGTGGAGTAGGTCTGTAGTAAGTCTCCTGCACCGACAGTTGGAAATAGGCAGGATTGGCCTTCACCTGGGCTAGCAGCGATTCCATTTTGTACTGGCCAATGTC
It contains:
- the LOC108081456 gene encoding mitochondrial import inner membrane translocase subunit Tim21 produces the protein MSRLALLRNLVCQRQKLLCNNSAQLKCAALMHWTPPLRQEKTRESGGGGGALQQSQDNAQVSTDVRPIGEKIKENTKTASYTAIIVAGLGVTCVMFFAIFRELFSSESPNNIYADALSRVIEDPRVQDAIGAPIKGFGETSRRGRRQHVAHSSYERNGKPHMRMQFYVQGLRNKATVQLESRRARCGKLEYRYLFVQLDHYPHTTIILEDNRAFDPTPEPASSSATPSFGNLALMSNSQDK